One window from the genome of Saccharomyces mikatae IFO 1815 strain IFO1815 genome assembly, chromosome: 4 encodes:
- the SMKI04G1790 gene encoding uncharacterized protein (similar to Saccharomyces cerevisiae YDL057W; ancestral locus Anc_4.233): MEKKHVGVQIQDVPPAHVKLNRNEKFVYITSTTNCVSYQIAAIVSYPEKADLLNTSIDNGKSLHESNKIALLLHGSQSHKNAIYQALLANSLSQSGYWVLRIDFRGQGDSSDNCDSTVGRTLDQDLEDMCTVYQTISDKSLRKQLYMTGTISLDVIVAHSRGSLAMFTFYLQLLASASTLPSYLINCAGRYDGSGLIERCTRLHPNWQTEGGFRASGPRYGKYKDLWIPSSETYSIASVCVEKFAAIPSTCSIMSCYGLCDHIVPLSAASNYKELFKGRHTLTLIENADHNYYGTESDPNVLNLPTRRGRVNYSPLVVDSIMEFLGKT; the protein is encoded by the coding sequence atggaaaaaaaacatgtTGGCGTGCAAATACAAGATGTTCCCCCAGCACATGTTAAATTAAAtcgaaatgaaaaattcgTTTATATTACAAGTACAACAAACTGCGTGTCTTATCAAATAGCAGCTATAGTTTCATACCCAGAAAAGGCAGATTTATTGAATACCAGTATAGATAATGGAAAATCACTGCACGAGAGTAATAAAATAGCGTTGCTGCTGCACGGGAGTCAATCTCACAAAAACGCCATTTATCAAGCTTTATTGGCAAACAGCCTGAGCCAATCGGGATATTGGGTACTAAGAATCGATTTTAGAGGACAAGGAGATTCATCAGACAACTGCGATTCTACTGTCGGCAGGACGCTCGATCAGGATCTTGAAGATATGTGTACAGTGTACCAAACAATATCTGACAAATCCCTCAGGAAGCAGTTGTACATGACGGGAACAATATCGCTAGATGTGATTGTCGCACATTCTAGGGGTTCTCTTGCTATGTTCACATTCTACCTACAGTTGCTCGCAAGTGCATCTACTTTGCCGTCTTACTTGATTAATTGTGCTGGAAGATATGATGGAAGCGGACTTATCGAACGATGTACACGGCTGCACCCAAATTGGCAAACTGAAGGAGGGTTCCGGGCAAGTGGTCCACGATATGGCAAATACAAAGATCTCTGGATCCCATCGAGCGAAACTTATAGTATTGCCAGCGTTTGTGTTGAAAAATTCGCCGCTATACCATCTACCTGCTCCATAATGTCCTGCTACGGTTTATGTGATCACATAGTCCCACTTAGTGCAGCCTCAAATTATAAAGAGCTTTTTAAGGGCCGACATACCTTGACGCTCATTGAAAATGCAGATCATAATTACTATGGTACTGAGAGTGATCCAAATGTATTAAACTTACCGACAAGGAGGGGCAGAGTCAATTATTCACCACTCGTGGTAGATTCAATTATGGAGTTCCTGGGAAAGACATAA
- the USO1 gene encoding Uso1p (similar to Saccharomyces cerevisiae USO1 (YDL058W); ancestral locus Anc_4.238) produces MDLLQGLIQQPKVQSVDETIPTLCDRVENSTLISDRRSAVLGLKAFSRQYRESVIASGLKPLLNTLKRDYMDEDSVKAILETILILFIRGDGHDDLTRGWISQQSRLQNGKYPSPLVMKQEKEQVDQFSLWIADALTQSEDLIHLLVEFWEIDNFHIRLYTIQLLEAVMATRPLKARSALISLPTSISTMVSLLDDMHEPIRDEAILLLMAVVNDSPHVQKLVAFENIFERLFSIIGEEGGLRGSLVVNDCLSLINNILKYNTSNQTLFLETGNLPKLAHLLSEPIAQNEDFFWNDQRIININTALDIVSLTVEPGNTVTAEHQNVLLNSSVLMVVLRLAFFHNIPKKVRPVALLTAANMIRSNQYAQSEFSKIDVPYFDPSLPTNSTTNRGTTKLVPVVSILINWMLYANSVHTFNTRVACSRLLKAYLMDNFDIQKDFLLKQVQLCNNYPANNNHDDIEENGTTNEVKAEENIDEGTDTKVNTEYENILKANLFEVLLNYDAELTLNPFKLFFTTDIFMFLFNQEHQFSEELREITRHVTTGNDLDDEEPLKAIQTISELLTTSLTTADIRIPISYLTFLIYWLFGDSKATNDFLSDKSVIKSLLSFSYQIQDEDVTIKCLVTMLLGVAYEFSSKESPFPRREYFELITKSLGKDNYASRVKQFKKDSFFSRIDINEDSILAPELDETGLPKVYFSTYFIQLFNENIYRIRTALLHDPDEEPVNKISFEEVEELQKQCSKLKSELSFLQKETESTNGNLTEKLKNLSQEHEELVERYRLLDSSHISLKKNFSNLETELKNIKGSLDEMTQLKNVLETKDKENLAALQEYKGTIHKQEDTIKTLEKELETTFSQKKKAEDGINKMGKDLFALSREMQSVEEKYKNLQREKDKSDSNYQKEVKLLKEDTVKKMTEIKILNENLIKTKTEHNNLSKEKENISRELTEYRSRFQSHDSLVTKLTDKLKSLANDYKNMQSENESLIKAVEETKSEKTMQLSALQDEIDSLSRQKENFLTERESLEQSIKQLRETISAIEKAKEEAISRFNSSKDNYESQLGLLREQLENTRNAKDESVNRISELIQNSKNLEAELETCRHLKDGLEAKIETFEKALDVIKKSEQHLKEEKMQLEKEVTDTKQQTEILRSNLKSLEKEHEDSIALIEKYKKHIIDKEGEYNERASELNDEINSLQQEKETIRLKSDKLEGDIKEMKNTLGVQSNSKESEIRALNMQIKELEEKSQKNEANLLQSVKSLESETTKVRELQEECDLKRKKIGELEKKIKASEDKNSQISELQKESEETKRELEAKTAEVKNQLEKISNLNELKEKSDIEFTRLKKTWSEDKKNMEEQLDKVKNEMQIKNQAFEKERKLLNEGSSTITQEYSEKINMLEDKLMILQNENESKTKQIDAVRNDLERATLSKDELLEEKRNEIKILNDEILSYKEKLSETNKGLLSKERENKQNIESLREQLRTLKESKTKVEEGLKVIEQKSATQKAELEKSKETVKTLESTIKCNEKELKSSMKVMKESDEKLEQCRKSAEEEIKNLQNEKSTLETQIKESKKEIEELERKLKIEAKSTTELETIEQQLSKANEKLNVNRKEDALLKSKLKDLERELKEKQVKIKNNIEEKELLTSQLKTLEQELDNAQQKTQKCEEESKIEVRKLQAEKTESDERVVQLETKYNNLVAKEENWKKDEDAINKTTDSQKTEIEKLVIELEKLKTENSKLKEVNKDRSEIDDLMLLVTDLDEKNTKYRSKLKDLGVEISSDEEDEEDEEDEEDEEEEDEEEEV; encoded by the coding sequence ATGGATCTTCTCCAAGGGCTGATACAACAGCCGAAAGTTCAATCTGTGGATGAAACCATTCCAACATTGTGCGATCGAGTTGAGAACTCTACTTTGATTAGCGATAGGCGATCCGCTGTGCTTGGGTTAAAGGCGTTCAGTCGTCAGTATAGAGAGTCCGTGATTGCATCTGGGCTGAAACCGTTGCTCAACACTTTGAAGCGTGATTACATGGATGAAGATTCGGTGAAGGCTATCCTGGAAACAattttgattctttttattaGAGGTGATGGTCATGATGACTTGACTAGAGGCTGGATATCTCAACAATCGCGATTACAAAATGGGAAGTATCCTTCACCGTTGGTAATGaagcaagaaaaggaacaagTAGATCAGTTTTCGCTATGGATCGCTGATGCTCTGACGCAATCCGAAGATTTGATTCACTTGCTCGTTGAATTTTGGGAAATTGACAACTTCCATATCAGATTGTACACAATTCAATTACTAGAAGCTGTAATGGCTACGAGACCGTTAAAGGCGAGAAGTGCTTTGATTTCGTTGCCAACAAGCATATCCACGATGGTTTCACTCCTGGATGACATGCATGAACCCATCAGGGATGAAGCCATTTTGTTATTAATGGCTGTAGTGAACGATTCGCCACACGTTCAAAAACTGGttgcttttgaaaacatcTTTGAAAGACTTTTTTCCATCATTGGGGAAGAGGGCGGATTAAGAGGATCTCTAGTTGTCAATGATTGTTTATCATTGATTAATAATATCCTAAAGTATAACACTTCTAACCAAACTCTATTCTTGGAAACAGGAAACTTGCCCAAACTAGCACACCTCTTAAGTGAACCAATAGCCCAAAATGAAGACTTTTTTTGGAATGACCAGAGAATAATCAATATTAACACGGCTTTAGACATTGTCAGTCTTACGGTGGAGCCAGGAAATACTGTCACCGCTGAACATCAAAATGTCTTACTCAACTCAAGCGTATTAATGGTTGTATTACGGCTTGCATTCTTTCATAACATCCCAAAAAAAGTTAGGCCAGTTGCCCTCTTGACGGCTGCAAACATGATCAGAAGCAATCAATATGCACAGTCGGAATTTAGTAAAATTGACGTTCCATATTTTGATCCTTCATTACCTACAAACTCTACAACAAACCGTGGTACAACAAAATTAGTTCCTGTAGTCAGCATTCTAATAAACTGGATGCTTTATGCCAATTCTGTTCACACGTTTAATACAAGAGTTGCGTGCTCTAGATTATTAAAGGCTTATCTCATGGACAACTTTGACATCCAAAAAGACTTTTTACTAAAACAAGTTCAGTTATGTAACAATTATCCGGCAAATAATAACCAcgatgatattgaagaaaatggtacCACTAACGAAGTTAaagcagaagaaaatatagatGAAGGTACAGATACAAAGGTTAATACGGAATATGAAAACATTCTCAAGGCTAACTTATTTGAAGTCTTGTTGAATTACGATGCTGAGCTGACTCTAAACCCTTTTAAGCTGTTTTTCACAACTGACATTTTcatgtttctttttaatcAGGAACATCAATTCAGTGAAGAATTACGTGAAATTACAAGACACGTTACCACTGGCAACGACcttgatgacgaagaacCTCTAAAGGCTATTCAAACAATAAGTGAACTATTAACCACTTCCCTTACTACTGCTGACATAAGGATCCCTATCTCTTACTTAACCTTCTTAATATATTGGCTATTTGGTGATTCCAAAGCAACcaatgattttctttcGGATAAATCTGTGATCAAGTCCTtactttccttttcttaCCAAATTCAGGATGAAGACGTTACTATCAAATGTCTTGTGACAATGTTACTTGGTGTAGCCTACGAGTTTTCGTCTAAAGAATCTCCATTTCCTAGAAGGGAATATTTCGAACTCATCACCAAAAGCTTAGGAAAGGATAATTATGCATCCCGGGTCAAACAATTTAAGAAAGACTCGTTTTTCTCAAGGATCGACATAAACGAAGACAGTATATTGGCGCCAGAGCTTGATGAAACCGGCTTACCAAAAGTTTATTTCAGCACTTATTTCATACAGTTATTCAATGAAAacatatacagaattagaACCGCTTTATTGCACGATCCAGATGAAGAACCAGTAAATAAGATATCTTTCGAAGAAGTCGAAGAGTTACAGAAGCAATGTTCGAAGTTGAAGAGCGAATTAAGCTTCTTACAAAAGGAAACGGAAAGTACTAACGGGAATCTTACtgagaaattaaagaatcTGTCCCAAGAACACGAAGAGTTAGTTGAAAGATATCgattattggattcctcacatatttcattaaaaaaaaatttttccaatttggAAACTGAACTGAAGAACATCAAAGGTTCCTTGGATGAAATGACGCAGCTAAAGAATGTACTGGAAACTAAAGATAAAGAGAATCTGGCTGCTTTACAAGAATATAAAGGTACCATTCACAAACAAGAGGACACTATTAAAACTTTAGAGAAGGAACTTGAAACTACATTCtctcaaaagaagaaggcagAAGACGGCATAAACAAAATGGGTAAAGACCTATTCGCTTTAAGTAGGGAAATGCAATCAGTTgaggaaaaatataaaaacctacaaagagaaaaagacaaaagtGATTCCAATTACCAGAAAGAGGTTAAACTACTAAAAGAAGATactgtgaaaaaaatgactgaaataaagattttgaaCGAAAATCTTATAAAAACGAAAACTGAACACAACAATTtgtcaaaagagaaagaaaacatttcGAGAGAGTTGACAGAGTATAGATCACGGTTTCAAAGCCATGATAGTTTAGTCACGAAACTAACCGACAAATTGAAATCCTTAGCAAATGATTATAAGAATATGCAAAGCGAGAACGAATCATTAATAAAAGCAGTAGAAGAAACGAAAAGCGAAAAAACTATGCAATTGTCTGCTTTACAGGACGAAATTGATTCTTTATCACggcaaaaggaaaattttCTGACGGAGAGAGAAAGCTTGGAACAAAGTATCAAACAACTAAGAGAAACCATATCCGCCAtagaaaaagcaaaagaagaagctaTCTCAAGGttcaattcttcaaaagataatTATGAGTCTCAGCTCGGTCTATTGAGAGAGCAACTGGAAAATACAAGAAATGCAAAAGATGAAAGCGTGAATAGAATCTCAGAGTTAATTCAAAATAGTAAAAATCTGGAAGCTGAGCTAGAAACTTGCAGGCATCTCAAAGATGGATTGGAAGCAAAAATAGAAACTTTCGAAAAAGCTTTGGAtgtaataaagaaaagtgaGCAGCATTTAAAGGAGGAAAAGATGCAACTCGAAAAAGAAGTTACTGACACTAAACAACAAACAGAAATCTTACGCAGTAATTTAAAATCATTGGAAAAAGAGCATGAAGATTCCATCGCTCTGATAGAGAAGTACAAAAAACATATAATTGACAAGGAAGGGGAGTACAACGAAAGAGCTTCCGAACTAAACGATGAGATTAATTCTCTACAACAGGAAAAAGAGACAATTCGCCTAAAAAGTGACAAACTGGAAGGCGATATtaaagaaatgaagaacACTTTGGGAGTGCAGTCTAACTCGAAAGAGTCCGAGATCAGAGCTCTCAATATGCAAATCAAAGAGCTCGAGGAAAAGagccaaaaaaatgaagccAATTTATTACAGTCAGTTAAAAGTTTAGAATCTGAGACAACAAAAGTGAGAGAGTTGCAGGAGGAATGCGAccttaaaagaaaaaaaattggtgaattagaaaaaaaaataaaagcttCAGAAGATAAAAACTCCCAAATTTCGGAACTGCAGAAAGAATCAGAGGAGACAAAAAGAGAGCTAGAAGCTAAAACGGCTGAAGTAAAAAATCAATTGGAAAAGATCAGTAATTTGAATGagttaaaagaaaaatcagaTATTGAGTTTACTCGATTGAAGAAGACATGGTCTGAagacaaaaagaatatggaAGAACAATTGGATAAAGTAAAGAACGAAATGCAAATCAAGAATCaggcttttgaaaaagaaagaaaactgcTTAACGAGGGTTCTTCAACAATTACGCAAGAATATTCCGAAAAGATCAACATGTTAGAAGACAAATTAATGATattacaaaatgaaaatgaatcaAAGACCAAACAAATAGATGCTGTCAGGAATGACTTGGAGAGGGCCACTTTAAGCAAAGATGAACTTTTAGAAGAGAAACGGAATGAAATCAAGATCTTAAATGATGAGATTCTTTcatataaagaaaagttaaGTGAAACAAACAAAGGTTTGCTATCAAAAGAACGAGAAAATAAGCAAAATATAGAAAGTTTAAGAGAACAGCTGCGAACTCTAAAAGAATCTAAAACTAAAGTTGAAGAGGGATTAAAAGTAATTGAGCAGAAATCTGCAACCCAAAAAGCGGAGCTGGAGAAATCTAAAGAAACTGTAAAAACATTAGAAAGTACAATCAAatgtaatgaaaaagagtTGAAATCTTCAATGAAGGTCATGAAGGAATCTGACGAGAAATTGGAACAGTGCAGAAAGAGTGCGGAGGAAGAGATTAAGAACTtgcaaaatgaaaagtctACTTTAGAGACTCAAATAAAGGAATCtaaaaaagagattgaggagcttgaaagaaaattaaagaTTGAAGCGAAATCTACCACTGAACTAGAGACCATAGAACAACAACTAAGTAAAGCAAATGAGAAATTGAATGTCAACCGAAAAGAAGATGCACTTTTGAAGtcaaaattgaaagatttagaACGTgaactaaaagaaaaacaagtaaaaataaaaaataacatagaagaaaaagaattgttAACTTCTCAACTCAAAACTTTGGAGCAAGAGCTGGATAATGCTCAACAAAAGACTCAAAAATGCGAGgaagaaagtaaaattgAAGTCAGGAAATTGCAAGCTGAGAAGACTGAATCTGATGAAAGAGTCGTGCAACTTGAAACCaaatacaacaatttagtagctaaagaagaaaattggaaaaaggATGAAGATGCTATAAATAAAACTACCGATTCCCAGAAAACTGAGATCGAGAAGTTGGTCATagaattggaaaagttGAAGACGGAAAACTCTAAGTTGAAAGAAGTCAACAAAGATCGCTCGGAAATTGATGACCTTATGCTTTTGGTTACTGACTTGGATGAGAAAAACACCAAATATCGCTCCAAGTTAAAAGATTTAGGTGTTGAAATTAGctctgatgaagaagatgaagaagacgaagaagatgaagaagatgaggaggaagaagatgaggaggaagaagttTAG